The Oxobacter pfennigii genome has a window encoding:
- a CDS encoding glutamine amidotransferase, whose amino-acid sequence MKKILIIKAGTTYDSIREKYGDFEDYIINTADLNYEDILVWNAYQKEKEPDINDVSAIIITGSHSMVSDFEDWSVMLSKWLKDTASGKVPILGICYGHQLLAQTFGGTVGYHPRGKEFGTVYIELTEDGEKDPLLGVLPEKFFGHVAHSQTAIKVPPEALVLAGNEFEPHHAFALKNNIWGVQFHPEFTMDITHSYIEKLEDSLKIEGYDIKALKSSLQDNDYGKILLKRFIELI is encoded by the coding sequence ATGAAAAAAATACTTATAATAAAAGCTGGGACAACCTATGATTCAATACGTGAAAAATATGGAGATTTCGAAGATTATATTATAAATACGGCTGACTTAAATTATGAAGATATCCTAGTTTGGAATGCATATCAAAAAGAAAAAGAGCCGGATATAAATGATGTTTCGGCCATAATTATTACCGGCTCTCATTCCATGGTATCGGACTTTGAGGACTGGAGTGTAATGCTGTCAAAATGGCTTAAGGATACTGCATCAGGTAAGGTTCCCATACTTGGCATTTGCTATGGCCATCAGCTTCTTGCCCAAACCTTCGGAGGAACTGTGGGTTACCACCCCAGAGGAAAGGAGTTCGGAACTGTGTATATAGAGTTGACTGAAGATGGGGAAAAGGACCCTCTTTTAGGTGTTCTTCCCGAAAAATTTTTCGGACATGTTGCCCATTCCCAGACTGCCATAAAGGTTCCGCCGGAGGCTCTTGTTTTGGCAGGGAATGAATTTGAGCCTCATCATGCCTTTGCCCTTAAAAATAACATATGGGGAGTGCAGTTTCATCCCGAATTTACTATGGATATTACCCATTCATATATCGAAAAGCTTGAAGATAGCTTAAAAATAGAGGGATATGATATTAAAGCTTTAAAAAGTTCTCTGCAGGATAATGATTATGGAAAGATACTGTTAAAAAGATTTATAGAGCTCATATAA
- a CDS encoding nitroreductase family protein: protein MNETISTLLSRRSIRNYTAEQVSDENLKAILEAAVYAPSAVNQQSWHFTVIQNKEVLDNMAADLKDSFKKSNNPRFQQLGTNENFSPFHRAPTVIVISGDEKAVAPEADCAAAAQNILLAAESLGLGACWVNMTIFLLNSEKGALWKKNLGIPEGYKPLYSITLGNKGTANPKAAPRKENSINYIK from the coding sequence ATGAATGAAACAATCTCTACTTTACTAAGCAGGAGGAGCATAAGGAACTATACTGCCGAGCAGGTCAGCGATGAGAACCTTAAAGCTATACTTGAGGCAGCCGTATATGCTCCCAGCGCTGTGAATCAGCAATCCTGGCATTTCACTGTAATACAGAATAAAGAGGTGCTGGATAATATGGCAGCGGACCTTAAAGATAGCTTCAAAAAATCCAATAACCCTCGTTTTCAGCAATTGGGAACAAATGAGAATTTCAGCCCTTTTCATCGTGCACCTACAGTAATAGTAATAAGCGGTGATGAAAAAGCAGTTGCACCTGAAGCCGATTGTGCCGCTGCGGCACAAAACATATTATTGGCTGCAGAATCCTTAGGACTTGGCGCTTGCTGGGTTAATATGACAATTTTTCTTCTAAACAGCGAAAAGGGAGCTTTATGGAAAAAGAATTTAGGCATTCCTGAAGGTTACAAGCCCCTTTATTCAATTACCTTAGGCAACAAAGGCACTGCCAATCCAAAGGCCGCGCCAAGAAAAGAAAACTCAATAAATTATATAAAATAG
- a CDS encoding VanW family protein has protein sequence MKYKSGILYFTAVTISAVLLVVLYSAYRFTPRRGSPDNNIQITPEQNISTPDDILKEPALPAPTIPIPEVTPSPIVTVTPAPPLKITPTPTPRQQIKKNVVPKNAIGAYETSLMDKSSKRSKNISLASKQINGYVVNPGETFSFNQVVGERTKERGFLSAKIIVNGKYDEGTGGGVCQLSSTLFNAVKKSNLEIVERHPHSKKVAYVGEGRDAAVNYGSLDFKFKNNKDYPVQIKAGVKNGKVYTYILKVK, from the coding sequence ATATAGTGCATATAGGTTTACGCCTCGCCGGGGGAGTCCTGACAATAATATTCAAATCACCCCGGAGCAAAATATTTCAACTCCTGATGATATTTTAAAAGAGCCGGCGCTTCCTGCTCCGACCATACCTATTCCTGAAGTCACACCTTCTCCGATTGTAACCGTAACTCCTGCTCCTCCCCTTAAGATTACACCAACACCGACACCGAGGCAGCAGATTAAGAAAAATGTGGTTCCTAAAAACGCCATAGGGGCATATGAAACATCCCTTATGGATAAAAGCAGCAAAAGGTCTAAGAATATATCATTAGCTTCAAAACAAATAAACGGTTATGTTGTAAATCCCGGAGAAACATTTTCTTTTAATCAGGTCGTGGGGGAAAGGACAAAAGAAAGAGGCTTTCTATCAGCTAAAATCATTGTAAACGGAAAATACGATGAAGGTACCGGCGGAGGTGTATGCCAGCTAAGCAGCACTCTTTTCAATGCCGTAAAAAAATCAAACCTTGAAATTGTTGAACGCCATCCTCACAGTAAAAAGGTCGCCTATGTAGGTGAAGGCAGGGATGCGGCGGTAAATTACGGAAGCCTGGATTTCAAGTTTAAAAACAACAAAGACTATCCGGTGCAAATAAAAGCCGGTGTAAAAAACGGCAAAGTATACACCTATATTCTGAAAGTAAAATAA
- a CDS encoding DUF1858 domain-containing protein, which produces MITKEMSITDIVEQYPKTIEVLLGYGMHCFGCMAARFENIEEGALAHGIDVDKLMIDLNKAAN; this is translated from the coding sequence TTGATTACAAAGGAAATGTCAATTACCGATATCGTTGAACAGTATCCAAAAACCATTGAGGTTTTGTTAGGCTATGGTATGCATTGCTTCGGATGTATGGCTGCAAGATTTGAAAATATCGAGGAAGGTGCTCTTGCTCACGGAATCGATGTAGATAAATTGATGATTGATTTAAATAAAGCAGCTAATTAA
- a CDS encoding lysophospholipid acyltransferase family protein, with protein MWFILFWLYQIYLIPKLIYAYILNKNNKIKERDSFVYGVAGRWARFLVKMTGSTVKVIGEENIPHNSPVVFIGNHQGNFDIPIYLGYINKPKAFISKIEIKKIPFISTWMKYMNCIFMERDDVRQSLKAINEGVEYIKQGYSYVIFPEGSRSKGDNINEFKTGSFKLALKAEVPIVPVTMKGSYKIMEKNGFFITPAYIEVIISPAIETAGMSKEDARNIQDKVKNIISSNL; from the coding sequence GTGTGGTTTATACTTTTCTGGCTATATCAGATTTATCTCATCCCCAAGCTCATATATGCTTATATTTTAAATAAAAACAATAAAATTAAAGAGAGAGACTCCTTCGTCTATGGTGTTGCCGGCAGGTGGGCAAGATTTCTTGTCAAAATGACAGGCTCTACTGTCAAAGTTATCGGAGAAGAAAATATTCCCCACAACAGTCCTGTTGTTTTTATAGGCAACCATCAGGGAAATTTCGATATCCCCATTTATTTAGGCTATATCAATAAGCCAAAAGCATTCATTTCAAAAATTGAGATTAAAAAAATACCCTTTATAAGCACATGGATGAAATACATGAATTGCATATTCATGGAAAGAGATGATGTGCGCCAATCCTTAAAAGCCATAAATGAAGGCGTAGAATATATAAAGCAAGGATATTCCTATGTCATATTCCCCGAAGGCAGCAGGAGCAAAGGAGATAATATAAATGAATTCAAAACAGGAAGCTTCAAGCTGGCATTAAAAGCAGAGGTACCCATAGTACCTGTCACAATGAAAGGCTCTTATAAGATAATGGAGAAAAATGGTTTTTTTATAACCCCTGCATATATTGAAGTTATAATTTCGCCTGCCATTGAAACCGCCGGCATGTCTAAAGAGGATGCCCGAAATATTCAGGATAAGGTAAAAAATATAATATCCTCGAATTTATAA
- a CDS encoding amidohydrolase family protein — protein MLIEAHAHIAFSNHYTRQDFVKAEVQQKIEWIKENFRQYKKRNINAIRDGGDGIDAAKISREIALSEGIIYKSPVYAIYRRGFYGSFLGKPIDDIKGFKEEFKLLMKQKPDHLKIILTGIVNFEKYGDVGETTFTLDELKYMVQCAKDNCLPVMVHTNGPEGVKRAVEAGADTIEHGYLMSESEIYKIAEKNIIWLPTLAPLGNILLSRDPKFEKEREVIDKVYKRQTENIKKARDIGVKIALGSDSGAYKVEHGQGLLDEIEQFEMIGFDKKDLIRMCFENGAKSLNLTQQEKDLIMKI, from the coding sequence TTGTTGATCGAAGCACACGCCCATATAGCCTTCAGCAATCATTATACAAGACAGGATTTTGTAAAGGCAGAGGTACAACAAAAAATTGAATGGATAAAAGAAAATTTCCGGCAATATAAGAAAAGAAATATAAACGCCATACGTGACGGTGGAGATGGTATTGATGCTGCAAAAATATCAAGGGAAATAGCACTTTCTGAGGGTATTATATATAAATCTCCCGTCTATGCCATTTATAGAAGAGGATTTTACGGCTCTTTTTTAGGTAAACCCATTGATGATATTAAAGGATTCAAGGAAGAATTTAAATTATTGATGAAACAAAAGCCGGATCATTTGAAAATAATTTTAACAGGCATAGTTAATTTTGAAAAGTATGGTGATGTTGGCGAGACCACCTTTACTTTGGATGAATTAAAATATATGGTTCAATGTGCAAAAGACAATTGCCTGCCTGTAATGGTTCACACAAATGGTCCGGAGGGTGTTAAAAGAGCCGTTGAAGCAGGAGCAGATACCATAGAGCACGGTTATCTCATGTCAGAGTCTGAAATCTATAAAATAGCTGAAAAAAATATAATATGGCTCCCTACTTTAGCCCCATTAGGAAATATACTTTTATCAAGGGACCCAAAGTTTGAAAAAGAGAGGGAAGTAATTGACAAGGTATACAAAAGGCAGACTGAAAACATAAAAAAAGCACGGGACATAGGAGTTAAAATTGCTTTGGGAAGCGACTCGGGAGCATACAAGGTAGAGCATGGTCAAGGGCTGTTAGATGAAATTGAGCAGTTTGAAATGATAGGTTTTGATAAGAAAGATTTGATCAGGATGTGCTTTGAAAACGGGGCAAAATCATTGAATCTTACACAACAAGAAAAAGATTTGATCATGAAAATATGA